One genomic region from Gloeocapsopsis sp. IPPAS B-1203 encodes:
- a CDS encoding glycosyltransferase yields the protein MIVYTLGTIFFPFDRAVFWLQELLDREIIVEPVLFQHGATNADKLSHPLLTSVASLTIHEMHDAVQQSSLVISHAGQGSTRMLAEMGACFVLIPRLRRYGEHVDDHQLLFARAVERFGVPYCTELEQLIKYVEQPPIPLQNKLFNAPSLAEHLTVRYRLVELQK from the coding sequence ATGATTGTTTACACACTTGGAACGATTTTCTTTCCCTTTGATCGAGCTGTTTTTTGGTTGCAGGAATTACTAGACAGAGAAATTATAGTTGAGCCAGTCTTATTTCAACATGGGGCAACTAATGCTGATAAATTGAGTCATCCGCTGCTAACTAGCGTAGCTTCGTTGACTATACATGAAATGCATGATGCTGTGCAGCAATCGTCATTAGTGATTTCACATGCTGGTCAAGGTTCAACGCGAATGCTAGCAGAAATGGGAGCTTGCTTTGTATTAATACCTAGGTTAAGGCGCTATGGAGAACATGTTGACGATCATCAACTCCTGTTTGCGCGTGCTGTAGAAAGATTTGGAGTACCTTACTGTACTGAGTTAGAGCAACTTATTAAGTATGTTGAGCAACCTCCAATTCCATTGCAAAATAAGTTATTTAATGCTCCTTCACTGGCTGAGCATTTAACTGTTCGGTACAGGCTTGTAGAACTTCAAAAGTAA